The DNA segment AAAATAGTGCGACTTACAGAGGTATTGAATGAAACGTGCAGTGATTACTGGCCTGGGCATCGTTTCCAGCATCGGTAATAACCAGCAGGAAGTCCTGGCATCTCTGCGTGAAGGACGTTCAGGGATCACTTTCTCTCAGGAGCTGAAGGACTCCGGCATGCGTAGCCATGTTTGGGGTAACGTCAAACTGGATACCACTGGCCTCATTGACCGCAAAGTAGTGCGCTTTATGAGCGACGCATCCATCTATGCTTACCTTTCTATGGAGCAGGCGATTGCTGATGCGGGTCTCTCTGTAGAAACTTACCAGAATAACCCGCGCGTTGGCCTGATTGCAGGTTCCGGCGGCGGCTCCCCGAAATTCCAGGTCTTTGGCGCAGATGCCATGCGTAGCCCGCGTGGTCTGAAAGCCGTTGGCCCGTATGTAGTGACCAAAGCGATGGCCTCCGGCGTTTCTGCCTGCCTCGCTACGCCGTTTAAAATCCACGGCGTGAACTACTCCATCAGCTCTGCTTGCGCGACCTCTGCACACTGCATCGGCAACGCGGTTGAACAGATTCAACTGGGCAAACAGGACATCGTCTTTGCCGGCGGCGGCGAAGAGCTGTGCTGGGAAATGGCGTGTGAATTCGACGCGATGGGCGCACTGTCCACCAAATACAACAACGATCCGTCTAAAGCTTCCCGTACCTATGATGCGAACCGTGATGGTTTCGTTATCGCGGGCGGCGGCGGTATGGTTGTGGTTGAAGAACTGGAACATGCTCTGGCGCGCGGCGCGCACATCTATGCGGAAATCGTCGGTTACGGCGCAACGTCCGATGGCGCTGACATGGTTGCACCGTCAGGCGAAGGCGCAGTGCGCTGCATGCAGATGGCG comes from the Citrobacter koseri ATCC BAA-895 genome and includes:
- the fabB gene encoding beta-ketoacyl-ACP synthase I, coding for MKRAVITGLGIVSSIGNNQQEVLASLREGRSGITFSQELKDSGMRSHVWGNVKLDTTGLIDRKVVRFMSDASIYAYLSMEQAIADAGLSVETYQNNPRVGLIAGSGGGSPKFQVFGADAMRSPRGLKAVGPYVVTKAMASGVSACLATPFKIHGVNYSISSACATSAHCIGNAVEQIQLGKQDIVFAGGGEELCWEMACEFDAMGALSTKYNNDPSKASRTYDANRDGFVIAGGGGMVVVEELEHALARGAHIYAEIVGYGATSDGADMVAPSGEGAVRCMQMAMHGVDTLIDYLNSHGTSTPVGDVKELGAIREVFGDKSPAISATKAMTGHSLGAAGVQEAIYSLLMLEHGFIAPSINIEEMDEQAAGLNIVTEATDRELTTVMSNSFGFGGTNATLVMRKLKA